In Erpetoichthys calabaricus chromosome 6, fErpCal1.3, whole genome shotgun sequence, one genomic interval encodes:
- the LOC114653216 gene encoding suppressor of cytokine signaling 6 has protein sequence MKKISLKTLRKSFNLSKGKDEGEFVVVQQPALAGDFGKEDSIFGGCYGKDLASCDFNSEDEKGHKNRSKSESLMGTLKRRLSAKQKTKSKGSSPSVSSVDDDTFSSSSAPISFNDVKAQRPLRSTSLRSHHYSPTPWPLRPANSEETCIKMEVKVKALVHSSSPSPALNGVHKEFHDLPVDSLFQEQSSSLKSTESQNGDLHLNIDEHVPVVIGLTPQDYIQYTMPLDEGMYPVDGSRPYCLDGSSPMEVMSVSTPIGGSALLVDEVQESQDLDVTPDIFMEPTVNGLLIGTTGVMLQNSRVDAPPLSPLLPPVPSIQIQRNFPVLTGADAHVAERMRHHLNFDPNSAPGVGRVYDSVQSSGPMVVTSLTEELKKLAKQGWYWGPITRWEAEEKLANLPDGSFLVRDSSDDRYLLSLSFRSQAKTLHTRIEHSNGRFSFYEQPDVEGHISIVDLIEHSIKDSENGAFCYSRSRLPGSATYPVRLTNPVSRFMQVRSLQYLCRFVIRQYTRIDLIQKLPLPNKMKDYLQEKHY, from the coding sequence ATGAAGAAAATTAGCCTTAAGACGTTGCGTAAATCCTTCAACCTGAGTAAAGGCAAAGATGAAGGAGAGTTTGTAGTGGTGCAACAGCCAGCATTGGCAGGAGATTTTGGGAAGGAAGACTCCATTTTTGGGGGCTGCTATGGAAAGGATCTGGCAAGCTGTGATTTTAATAGTGAAGACGAGAAGGGGCATAAGAATCGGTCAAAAAGTGAAAGCCTCATGGGCACCCTAAAAAGGCGACTATCTGCCAAACAGAAGACTAAAAGTAAAGGAAGCTCACCGTCAGTTAGCTCAGTAGATGACGACACGTTTTCCTCCTCCTCTGCCCCTATTAGCTTTAATGATGTGAAAGCCCAGAGGCCTTTAAGGTCTACTTCCTTACGTAGCCACCATTATAGCCCTACTCCTTGGCCACTTAGGCCAGCCAACTCAGAAGAAACCTGTATTAAAATGGAAGTCAAAGTTAAAGCCTTGGTTCATTCATCCAGCCCCAGTCCAGCACTAAACGGTGTCCATAAGGAATTTCACGATCTCCCAGTGGATAGTTTGTTTCAGGAACAAAGTAGTTCTTTAAAAAGTACAGAGTCACAGAATGGTGACTTGCATCTAAATATTGATGAGCATGTGCCTGTAGTTATTGGACTTACACCTCAGGACTATATTCAGTACACCATGCCTTTAGATGAGGGAATGTATCCTGTAGATGGATCACGTCCATATTGCCTAGATGGCTCCTCTCCAATGGAAGTGATGTCTGTTTCAACACCAATAGGCGGGAGCGCTCTCCTTGTGGATGAGGTTCAGGAATCACAGGATCTGGATGTGACACCAGATATCTTTATGGAACCTACAGTGAATGGACTTTTGATTGGCACTACAGGGGTGATGCTTCAGAACTCCAGGGTTGATGCACCTCCCCTCTCCCCTCTTCTACCTCCTGTCCCAAGCATTCAAATCCAAAGGAACTTTCCAGTGCTTACTGGTGCCGATGCCCATGTTGCTGAGAGGATGCGCCACCATTTGAACTTTGACCCTAACTCAGCCCCTGGAGTTGGGAGAGTTTATGATTCGGTACAGAGTAGTGGACCAATGGTGGTGACAAGCCTGACAGAAGAGCTAAAGAAGCTTGCCAAACAGGGTTGGTACTGGGGCCCCATAACACGCTGGGAGGCAGAAGAGAAGTTGGCCAACCTCCCTGATGGTTCATTCTTAGTACGTGATAGTTCAGATGACCGTTATCTCTTAAGTCTGAGCTTTCGTTCACAGGCCAAGACTCTCCATACAAGGATAGAGCATTCTAATGGCAGGTTCAGCTTCTATGAACAGCCCGATGTGGAAGGCCACATTTCCATAGTAGACCTCATAGAACATTCTATCAAAGACTCTGAAAATGGAGCTTTTTGCTATTCTAGGTCCCGTTTGCCTGGGTCAGCGACTTATCCTGTCAGGCTAACAAACCCAGTTTCTCGGTTTATGCAGGTGCGCTCACTGCAGTACTTGTGCCGGTTTGTCATCCGCCAATATACCAGAATAGATCTGATTCAGAAACTGCCTTTgccaaacaaaatgaaagattaCCTGCAGGAAAAGCACTActga